Proteins encoded together in one Chryseobacterium sp. G0201 window:
- a CDS encoding glycosyltransferase family protein, with translation MKILYAFQGTGNGHVARAQEIIPILKKYASVDTLISGHQSQLKADFDINSQYKGISLLYNKTGGLSYRKTFFENKFLEAVKTIRELELKQYDLIINDYEPLTGWASKLKKLPMIELSHQASMSFPETPKPDKKDFLGEMILKYYVPSERRIGFHFENYHPQIKKPVIRHKIRNLNPDKKGYYLVYLPSFSDENIIKVLEQIPVEWKVFSKHSKIQTKIKNVEIFPIDEIQYLKSFENCDGILCNAGFETPAEALFMDKKLFVIPIHNQYEQECNACALDKMGIPNSKVLDLNEIKDWVASDHHLKVDYPDDIEQILVNEVLIL, from the coding sequence ATGAAAATTTTATACGCATTTCAGGGCACCGGGAACGGACACGTCGCAAGAGCACAGGAAATTATTCCTATTCTAAAAAAATATGCTTCGGTTGATACTTTGATCAGCGGTCACCAATCGCAATTAAAGGCTGATTTCGACATTAACTCTCAATATAAAGGTATTTCACTGCTTTACAATAAAACCGGAGGATTATCCTATCGAAAAACGTTTTTTGAGAATAAATTTCTTGAGGCTGTAAAAACGATCAGAGAATTAGAGTTAAAACAGTATGATTTAATTATTAATGATTACGAACCTTTGACGGGTTGGGCTTCTAAATTGAAGAAGCTTCCTATGATCGAATTAAGTCATCAAGCATCAATGAGTTTTCCCGAAACACCAAAACCTGACAAAAAGGATTTCTTAGGCGAAATGATTCTCAAATATTATGTTCCAAGTGAAAGAAGAATCGGTTTCCATTTTGAAAATTATCATCCTCAAATTAAAAAACCTGTTATCAGACATAAGATCAGAAATCTCAATCCTGATAAAAAAGGTTATTATCTGGTGTATTTACCGAGTTTTTCTGATGAAAATATCATTAAAGTTTTAGAGCAGATTCCTGTTGAATGGAAAGTATTTTCTAAACACAGTAAAATTCAGACTAAAATAAAAAATGTTGAAATTTTCCCAATTGATGAAATTCAATATTTAAAATCTTTCGAAAACTGTGACGGGATTTTATGCAACGCTGGTTTTGAAACCCCTGCCGAAGCCCTTTTTATGGATAAAAAATTATTCGTTATTCCGATTCATAATCAATATGAGCAGGAATGCAATGCGTGTGCTTTAGATAAAATGGGAATCCCAAATTCTAAAGTTTTAGATTTAAATGAAATAAAGGATTGGGTAGCTTCCGATCATCATCTGAAAGTTGACTACCCGGATGATATTGAGCAAATATTGGTGAATGAAGTTTTAATTCTTTAA
- a CDS encoding ferritin-like domain-containing protein — protein MKKTISVSNKGATLDTGRRNFLKLGGLGIAMAGLALVGCSDNEFDYQYMDPANKFDLGTGDVGVLNYAYALEQLEADFYTKVVNNFYSGISDAEKTLFTDLYHHEVIHRDFFKAAISGATTNVLPTLEFQYPGVNFSNRASVLATAKALEDTGVAAYNGAGKYITNPDYLVIAGKIVSVEARHASAIRNLINPGSADFSGDDVINATGLDVAKEPTEIVSVAGGFIKTPFTWKERGIS, from the coding sequence ATGAAAAAAACGATCAGTGTTTCAAACAAAGGTGCCACTTTGGATACCGGAAGACGAAACTTTCTTAAACTTGGAGGACTTGGTATTGCTATGGCAGGCCTTGCTCTTGTAGGATGTTCAGATAATGAGTTTGATTATCAATACATGGATCCAGCCAATAAATTTGATCTTGGTACAGGAGATGTTGGTGTTTTAAACTATGCGTATGCACTTGAACAATTGGAAGCAGATTTTTATACTAAAGTAGTAAATAACTTCTACTCAGGAATTTCTGATGCCGAAAAAACACTTTTTACAGATCTGTATCATCATGAAGTCATTCACAGAGATTTCTTTAAGGCTGCCATAAGCGGAGCTACAACAAATGTGCTTCCAACGTTAGAATTTCAATATCCAGGTGTGAATTTCAGTAACAGAGCTTCAGTCTTAGCTACTGCAAAAGCACTTGAAGATACTGGTGTAGCTGCTTATAACGGAGCAGGAAAATATATTACAAATCCCGATTATTTAGTCATTGCAGGGAAAATCGTTTCTGTTGAGGCAAGACATGCTTCTGCTATCAGAAATCTGATTAATCCTGGTTCTGCTGATTTTTCAGGAGATGATGTAATCAACGCAACCGGGTTGGATGTTGCTAAAGAGCCAACTGAAATTGTAAGTGTGGCCGGAGGATTCATCAAAACGCCATTCACTTGGAAAGAAAGAGGTATTAGCTAA
- a CDS encoding UDP-2,3-diacylglucosamine diphosphatase, with translation MKRDIELVVISDVHLGTYGCKAKELLRYLNSIQPKTLVLNGDIIDIWQFKKSYFPKPHLKVIKKILSLATKNTDVYYITGNHDEMFRKFTDFQLGKLKVCNKICLDINQKKTWIFHGDVFDASVQHSKWIAKLGGKGYDLLIVINNVVNWFLEKMGKEKYSFSKKIKNNVKKAVKYIGDFELTASELAIDNHYDYVICGHIHQPQIREVVTKKGSCTYLNSGDWIENLSALEYNDNEWKIFYYDEHKHLLKDDEAEEIQDMDNTELLKIVTNFS, from the coding sequence ATGAAAAGAGATATTGAGTTAGTTGTTATTTCGGATGTTCATTTGGGAACTTATGGATGTAAGGCTAAAGAATTATTAAGATATTTGAACTCTATTCAGCCTAAAACTTTAGTTTTGAATGGTGATATTATCGATATCTGGCAATTCAAAAAGTCTTACTTCCCTAAACCTCATTTAAAGGTGATCAAGAAAATTCTTTCATTGGCCACCAAAAATACCGATGTGTACTACATCACAGGGAACCACGACGAGATGTTCCGCAAGTTTACCGATTTTCAATTGGGTAAGCTTAAAGTCTGCAATAAAATCTGTTTAGATATCAATCAAAAGAAAACCTGGATCTTTCATGGAGATGTTTTCGATGCATCTGTCCAGCATTCTAAGTGGATCGCGAAATTAGGAGGAAAAGGCTACGATTTATTAATTGTAATCAATAATGTTGTAAATTGGTTCTTAGAGAAAATGGGTAAAGAGAAATATTCATTTTCAAAAAAGATAAAAAACAACGTAAAAAAAGCAGTAAAATATATCGGAGATTTTGAATTAACAGCTTCTGAACTGGCCATCGATAATCATTATGATTATGTTATTTGCGGACACATTCATCAGCCTCAAATCCGTGAAGTTGTAACTAAAAAAGGATCTTGTACTTATCTTAATTCCGGAGATTGGATTGAAAACCTTTCTGCTTTGGAATATAACGATAATGAATGGAAGATCTTTTATTACGACGAACACAAACATTTGCTGAAAGATGATGAAGCAGAAGAAATTCAGGATATGGATAATACCGAGCTTTTGAAAATAGTAACCAATTTTTCCTAA
- a CDS encoding T9SS type A sorting domain-containing protein, with protein MNKKITVGFFCLMTASLFCKINAQTYQTLNVTSGYNQDLIANGSGTASSSTTQSVDSPTYGYVFMSTDFINGSGVAPTSGLPSSGLINSANTAGLSFQLAPYTSNNSLRLVNENDLGVLNFSSTPKASKLFMLATAGSGTSVASVVVNFTDGSNQTFTDLYVQDWYGGTEFAIKGIGRGNRITDAVENNSNDPRLYEIALSISAANQSKSISSISVTKTSSNTSFLCVFGFSYQVANACIATDSITTSNITPNSATVSWQAIPGVSSYELYRSTSNVAPVGSTTPTDTGITTASKNITGLSPATSYNVWVRSNCGGGSVSDWSIAAANFTTSCMSVNAPYTEDFNSTATGTLPMCTSQQVINPGGDWIVDNATGLAGFTSNVVYTTNSTTNDANTWFYTNGVNLQAGTSYTFTFDYANYASPQNFKVAYGTSPIDTSMTNVISDFANVDVSSYTPGSFTITPSTSGVYYLGFNVYTTTDMIGSFGVMMFDNISLTTSSLSTSENLLSQNMQVYPNPTSDYLNIKGAKKVSGIKVFDVSGRVVLSSDKAEQRLDVSQLTKGAYILNLKNADGTSSTNKFIKK; from the coding sequence ATGAATAAAAAAATTACAGTAGGTTTCTTTTGTTTAATGACAGCTTCATTGTTTTGCAAAATTAACGCTCAAACTTATCAAACATTAAATGTTACCAGTGGTTATAATCAAGATCTTATTGCAAACGGATCTGGTACAGCATCATCCAGTACAACTCAAAGTGTAGATTCTCCCACTTATGGTTATGTATTTATGTCTACAGATTTTATTAATGGATCGGGCGTGGCTCCTACATCTGGTTTGCCCAGCTCGGGATTGATTAATTCTGCGAATACCGCCGGGTTATCATTTCAACTAGCTCCATATACCTCAAATAACTCTCTGAGGTTAGTTAATGAAAATGATTTGGGAGTTTTAAATTTCAGTTCAACGCCTAAAGCTTCAAAATTATTTATGTTGGCTACAGCAGGAAGCGGGACGTCAGTTGCTAGTGTGGTTGTTAATTTTACGGATGGTAGTAATCAGACTTTTACCGATCTATATGTACAAGACTGGTATGGGGGTACAGAGTTTGCGATAAAAGGTATTGGACGCGGAAATAGGATTACGGATGCTGTCGAAAATAATAGTAATGATCCTAGATTGTATGAGATAGCTTTATCTATTAGTGCTGCTAATCAGTCGAAAAGTATTTCCAGTATTTCAGTAACAAAAACATCATCTAATACAAGTTTTTTGTGTGTATTTGGTTTTTCTTACCAAGTTGCCAATGCTTGTATTGCAACGGATTCTATAACAACCTCAAATATAACTCCAAATTCAGCAACTGTTTCTTGGCAAGCGATTCCGGGAGTTTCATCTTATGAGCTTTACAGAAGCACATCAAATGTAGCTCCGGTGGGCTCGACTACGCCAACGGATACGGGGATTACGACTGCTTCAAAAAATATTACAGGCTTGTCTCCTGCTACATCATATAATGTATGGGTAAGATCAAACTGTGGAGGAGGAAGCGTGAGTGATTGGAGTATTGCAGCGGCTAATTTTACAACGTCTTGTATGAGTGTGAACGCTCCATATACAGAGGATTTTAATTCTACAGCAACGGGAACTCTTCCAATGTGTACTTCGCAGCAGGTTATAAATCCGGGCGGAGATTGGATTGTTGATAATGCTACAGGATTAGCTGGGTTTACTTCTAATGTAGTCTACACGACAAATAGCACCACAAATGATGCAAATACGTGGTTTTATACCAATGGTGTTAATTTGCAGGCAGGAACTTCTTATACTTTTACATTTGACTATGCTAATTATGCTAGTCCTCAGAATTTTAAAGTTGCATATGGTACATCGCCGATAGATACTTCAATGACTAATGTAATAAGTGATTTTGCTAATGTAGATGTATCTTCATATACACCTGGATCTTTTACAATTACACCTTCAACAAGCGGTGTTTATTATTTAGGATTCAATGTGTATACAACTACAGATATGATTGGAAGTTTTGGAGTTATGATGTTTGATAATATATCATTAACTACAAGTTCTTTATCTACTTCAGAGAATTTATTATCACAGAATATGCAGGTTTATCCAAACCCGACAAGTGACTACTTAAATATAAAAGGAGCTAAGAAAGTTTCAGGAATCAAAGTTTTCGATGTTTCAGGTAGAGTAGTTTTATCTTCAGACAAAGCGGAACAAAGACTTGACGTTTCTCAACTGACTAAAGGAGCTTATATTCTTAACTTGAAAAATGCAGATGGAACTTCTTCAACTAACAAGTTTATTAAGAAATAA
- a CDS encoding ABC-F family ATP-binding cassette domain-containing protein, producing MLTVSNLSLQFGKRVLFDDVNIMFTKGNCYGIIGANGAGKSTFLKILTGKQDPTTGHVSLEPGKRMSVLEQDHFAYDEFTVLETVLRGNKKLFEIKEEMDALYAKEDFSDEDGIKAGELGVVYDEMGGWNSESDAQTMLSNVGIKDGMHWQMMSELENQDKVKVLLAQALFGNPDVLILDEPTNDLDIETIAWLENFLADYENTVIVVSHDRHFLDTVCTNIGDLDYAKLNLYTGNYSFWYQASQLATRQRAQANKKAEEKKKELQDFIARFSSNVAKAKQATARKKMIDKLNIDDIKPSSRRYPAIIFEMEREAGDQILDVKGLEKTKDGELLFSNIDLNLKKGDKVAVLSKSSLAITEFFEILAGNIEADKGTVAWGVTTNQSHMPLDNTKFFQDDISLVDWLRQFTKNDEERHEEFMRGFLGRMLFSGDEALKSCKVLSGGEKMRCMFSRMMLQKANVLLLDEPTNHLDLESITTLNNSLSNFKGNLLLSSHDHEMLSTVCNRIIELTPQGIIDREMTYDEYLADKKIKELREKMYS from the coding sequence ATGTTAACAGTATCTAACTTATCTTTACAATTCGGGAAAAGAGTTCTTTTTGATGATGTAAACATCATGTTTACCAAAGGAAACTGCTACGGAATCATCGGAGCAAATGGAGCAGGAAAGTCTACATTCCTTAAAATATTAACAGGAAAACAGGACCCAACAACAGGACATGTATCTCTGGAACCAGGGAAAAGAATGTCAGTTTTGGAGCAGGATCACTTTGCTTATGACGAATTTACTGTTCTTGAAACTGTTTTGAGAGGAAACAAAAAATTATTTGAAATAAAAGAAGAGATGGACGCTTTGTATGCCAAAGAAGATTTCTCTGATGAAGACGGTATCAAAGCAGGTGAACTAGGTGTAGTTTATGATGAAATGGGAGGCTGGAACTCTGAATCTGATGCACAAACGATGCTTTCTAACGTAGGTATCAAAGATGGTATGCATTGGCAGATGATGAGTGAACTTGAGAATCAGGACAAAGTAAAGGTTCTTTTGGCCCAAGCTCTTTTTGGAAATCCTGACGTATTGATCCTTGATGAACCTACGAATGACCTTGACATTGAAACAATTGCTTGGTTGGAAAACTTCCTTGCTGATTACGAAAATACAGTAATTGTTGTATCTCACGACCGTCACTTCTTGGATACGGTTTGTACAAATATCGGAGATTTAGATTATGCTAAATTAAACCTTTATACAGGTAACTATTCTTTCTGGTACCAAGCTTCTCAATTGGCAACAAGACAAAGAGCTCAGGCTAACAAAAAAGCAGAAGAGAAGAAAAAAGAGCTTCAGGATTTCATCGCAAGATTTAGTTCAAACGTTGCAAAAGCTAAACAGGCTACTGCAAGAAAGAAAATGATCGATAAATTAAACATCGATGATATTAAGCCTTCTTCAAGAAGATATCCGGCGATTATTTTCGAAATGGAAAGAGAAGCAGGAGATCAAATCTTAGATGTAAAAGGTCTTGAAAAAACGAAAGACGGAGAATTATTGTTCTCAAACATCGACTTAAATCTTAAAAAAGGAGATAAAGTTGCTGTACTTTCTAAAAGCTCTTTAGCAATCACAGAATTTTTCGAAATTCTAGCAGGAAATATTGAAGCCGACAAAGGAACTGTGGCTTGGGGAGTTACCACAAACCAATCTCACATGCCTTTAGATAACACTAAATTCTTCCAAGATGACATTAGCTTGGTAGATTGGCTAAGACAATTCACTAAAAATGATGAAGAGCGTCACGAAGAATTCATGAGAGGATTCTTAGGTAGAATGCTATTCTCTGGTGATGAAGCTTTAAAATCTTGTAAAGTACTTTCAGGAGGTGAAAAAATGAGATGTATGTTCAGTAGAATGATGCTTCAGAAAGCAAACGTTCTTTTACTTGATGAGCCTACCAACCACTTGGACTTGGAAAGTATCACAACATTGAACAACTCATTGTCTAACTTCAAAGGAAATCTTTTGTTGTCATCTCATGACCACGAAATGCTTTCAACGGTCTGTAACAGAATCATCGAGCTAACTCCTCAAGGAATTATCGATAGAGAAATGACTTACGACGAATATCTTGCTGATAAAAAGATCAAAGAATTAAGAGAAAAAATGTATTCTTAA
- a CDS encoding GNAT family N-acetyltransferase encodes MKFENNKSGNGGVLTLNNEIKEIGRLTYTIFPEDNKLIISFVLVHPEFEGRGMGKYLVEEAIKFSRENNWKVYPHCSYARAVMTRMSDVDDIFLKN; translated from the coding sequence ATGAAATTTGAAAATAATAAATCCGGAAACGGCGGAGTTCTTACATTAAATAACGAGATCAAAGAAATAGGAAGACTGACGTATACTATTTTTCCTGAAGACAATAAATTGATTATTTCCTTCGTCTTGGTTCATCCAGAATTTGAAGGAAGAGGAATGGGGAAATATTTGGTTGAAGAAGCCATCAAATTCTCAAGAGAAAATAATTGGAAAGTTTATCCGCACTGTTCTTATGCAAGAGCTGTGATGACGAGAATGAGTGATGTTGATGATATTTTTTTAAAGAATTAA
- a CDS encoding YebC/PmpR family DNA-binding transcriptional regulator — MGRAFEYRKASKMARWDKMAKTFSKIGKDIALAVKAGGPDVEANPALRRCIQNAKGANMPKDNVERAIKKASGADAENYEEITYEGYGQGGVAFFVECTTNNTTRTVANVRAIFNKFDGNLGKNGELAFIFDRKGIFSIDIAQIKMDWDDFEMEMIDGGAEDVEKDEEEVMITTAFEDFGSLSHKLDELKIEVKSAELQRIANNTKEVTEEQFKANMKMLDRFEEDDDVQNVYHNMEITEELMNAL, encoded by the coding sequence ATGGGAAGAGCGTTTGAATATAGAAAAGCTTCTAAAATGGCCCGTTGGGATAAAATGGCCAAGACTTTCTCTAAAATAGGTAAAGACATTGCATTAGCAGTTAAGGCCGGTGGACCTGATGTTGAAGCAAATCCTGCATTGAGAAGATGCATCCAGAATGCGAAAGGTGCAAACATGCCAAAAGATAATGTTGAAAGAGCTATCAAAAAGGCAAGTGGTGCAGATGCAGAAAACTATGAAGAGATCACTTATGAAGGATACGGACAAGGTGGTGTCGCTTTCTTTGTAGAATGTACTACAAACAATACAACAAGAACTGTTGCTAATGTAAGGGCTATTTTCAATAAGTTTGACGGTAACCTTGGTAAAAACGGCGAATTGGCATTTATCTTCGATAGAAAAGGTATTTTCAGCATAGATATCGCTCAGATCAAAATGGATTGGGATGATTTCGAAATGGAAATGATCGACGGAGGAGCAGAAGATGTAGAAAAAGATGAAGAAGAGGTAATGATTACAACTGCTTTTGAGGATTTCGGTTCTTTATCTCATAAATTAGATGAGCTTAAAATCGAAGTGAAAAGTGCAGAACTTCAAAGAATCGCTAACAATACAAAAGAAGTTACAGAAGAACAGTTCAAAGCTAATATGAAAATGCTTGACCGTTTTGAGGAAGATGATGACGTACAAAACGTGTATCACAACATGGAAATCACAGAAGAGTTGATGAACGCTCTATAA
- a CDS encoding ferritin-like domain-containing protein: protein MNILKLLDKLSNDKFFTTESSRLETLTNMSSIGKKAAVAAVPLGLGTLMATSAKAETTTTSGTYFKTPLTDALQLALTLEYLEDEYYAKGLGTAGLIPSSDKVVFMQISKHETAHVAFLKSTLTSLGVTPGVKPTFDFTVGGAFAPFSDYNQFLILAQAFEDTGVRAYKGQAGNVMSNKAVLQAALQIHSVEARHASQVRRMRANKGWIELADGGNMPAATNAVYAGEGITNQAGFNTATAFGAAAGSAAYDEVLSGSDATAIASLFIV from the coding sequence ATGAACATTCTTAAATTACTAGATAAACTTTCTAACGATAAATTTTTCACTACAGAATCATCAAGATTAGAAACTCTTACGAATATGTCTTCAATCGGTAAAAAAGCAGCAGTTGCTGCTGTACCATTGGGATTGGGAACTTTAATGGCAACTTCAGCGAAAGCTGAAACCACAACAACTTCAGGAACTTATTTTAAAACTCCGTTAACAGACGCTTTACAGCTGGCTTTAACTTTAGAATATCTTGAAGATGAATATTATGCAAAAGGTTTGGGTACTGCAGGGCTTATTCCGAGCTCGGATAAAGTTGTATTTATGCAGATCTCAAAACATGAAACGGCTCACGTTGCCTTTTTGAAAAGTACATTGACTTCTTTAGGGGTAACGCCTGGAGTTAAACCAACTTTCGACTTTACGGTAGGTGGTGCTTTTGCTCCTTTTAGTGACTATAATCAATTCCTTATTCTGGCTCAGGCTTTTGAAGATACTGGAGTTAGAGCATATAAAGGACAGGCTGGAAATGTGATGTCGAACAAAGCCGTTTTACAGGCAGCTTTGCAGATACATTCCGTTGAGGCAAGACATGCTTCTCAGGTGAGAAGAATGAGAGCAAATAAAGGCTGGATAGAATTAGCAGATGGTGGAAACATGCCTGCAGCAACAAATGCAGTGTATGCAGGCGAAGGTATTACAAATCAAGCTGGATTCAATACAGCAACTGCTTTTGGTGCTGCTGCAGGTTCTGCTGCTTACGACGAAGTTTTAAGTGGTAGTGACGCAACTGCAATTGCATCTTTGTTTATTGTATAA
- a CDS encoding OmpA family protein — protein sequence MKNLKLGISALALTVASTVFAQTTNNPWMIGVGAHAENHTAVRNTFSNTFAAKNLTKTMFNTNNFSITPPLSKLTVARNVAKGFVVDWQTTVGNVENKRFNMGKEFMLMTGLGLQVKAAGLLWNEESWFDPYLRVGANYLRHDYTALTFPRTDVNGEWVQNGDNGNENGKANFFTVSTGAGVNFWLTKNFGLGVQGDYVSTPGDKSTVANFWQASASLNFRFGNRDRDKDGILDKDDLCPDTPGLPEFQGCPDTDGDGVPDKDDQCPDVAGPVENNGCPWPDTDGDGVIDKDDACPTVAGPAENNGCPWPDTDGDGILDKDDACPTVPGLPEYNGCPKPKTQTAIDVETKLGSVFFDFNKATIKAESKGALDAAADIIKTDKGNYLLEGRTDAKGAEAYNLKLSRERAAAVVAALDARGVDPNALKSVGVGESKATVSEKASDAERQVDRKVVVKAIENDAEWNAIAKKDYADAPVKKAVAKKKAVAKKKAPAKKKK from the coding sequence ATGAAAAATCTAAAATTAGGAATTTCAGCATTGGCACTTACTGTTGCTTCTACTGTGTTCGCTCAGACTACCAACAATCCGTGGATGATCGGAGTTGGTGCTCATGCAGAGAACCATACAGCAGTTAGAAATACATTCAGTAACACTTTTGCTGCAAAGAATTTAACGAAGACAATGTTCAATACGAACAACTTCTCTATTACACCTCCACTATCTAAACTTACAGTTGCTAGAAACGTAGCTAAAGGTTTTGTAGTAGACTGGCAGACTACTGTTGGTAATGTTGAGAACAAGAGATTCAACATGGGTAAAGAGTTTATGTTGATGACGGGTCTTGGTTTACAAGTAAAGGCTGCAGGTCTTTTATGGAACGAAGAATCTTGGTTTGATCCATACTTAAGAGTTGGTGCTAACTACTTAAGACATGACTATACTGCTCTTACTTTCCCAAGAACTGATGTTAACGGAGAGTGGGTACAGAATGGTGATAACGGTAACGAGAACGGTAAAGCTAACTTCTTTACAGTTTCTACTGGTGCTGGTGTAAACTTCTGGTTGACTAAAAACTTCGGTTTAGGGGTACAAGGAGATTACGTTTCAACTCCAGGTGATAAGTCTACAGTTGCTAACTTCTGGCAAGCTTCTGCTTCATTGAACTTCAGATTCGGAAACAGAGACAGAGATAAGGATGGTATCTTAGATAAAGACGATTTATGTCCAGATACACCAGGTTTACCAGAATTCCAAGGATGTCCTGATACTGACGGTGATGGAGTTCCAGATAAAGACGATCAGTGTCCAGATGTTGCTGGTCCAGTTGAAAACAACGGTTGTCCTTGGCCAGATACTGACGGTGACGGTGTAATCGACAAAGATGATGCTTGTCCTACAGTTGCAGGTCCTGCTGAAAACAATGGTTGTCCTTGGCCAGATACTGACGGTGATGGTATCCTTGACAAAGATGATGCTTGTCCTACAGTTCCAGGTCTTCCAGAATACAACGGATGTCCTAAACCTAAGACACAAACTGCTATTGATGTTGAAACTAAATTAGGAAGTGTATTCTTCGATTTCAACAAAGCTACAATCAAAGCTGAATCTAAAGGTGCTTTAGATGCTGCTGCAGACATTATCAAAACTGATAAAGGTAACTATCTATTAGAAGGTAGAACTGATGCTAAAGGTGCTGAGGCTTACAACTTGAAATTATCTAGAGAAAGAGCTGCTGCTGTAGTTGCTGCTTTAGATGCAAGAGGTGTAGATCCTAACGCTCTTAAATCTGTAGGTGTTGGTGAATCTAAAGCTACAGTTTCTGAAAAAGCTTCTGATGCTGAAAGACAAGTTGACAGAAAAGTAGTTGTAAAAGCTATTGAAAATGATGCTGAGTGGAATGCAATCGCTAAGAAAGATTACGCTGACGCTCCAGTTAAGAAAGCTGTTGCTAAGAAAAAAGCAGTAGCTAAGAAAAAAGCTCCGGCTAAAAAGAAAAAATAA
- a CDS encoding M48 family metalloprotease, whose protein sequence is MKKIIIGVFLLGTICEANAQKISLGKAVDVVSKGSKALTFTNEDAVKLSKESVDYMDKNNAIAGPKDPYTVRLNKLFGKHKTQDGLNLNYKVYKVKDINAFACADGSVRVFSSLMDIMTDDELLAVIGHEIGHVKNQDTKDAIKSAYLKAAALDAASSASSSVATLNDSQVGKMANEFLDASHSKKQESEADTYSYDFMKANKYNVVGAYTAFKKLALLSEGSTQSGFQKMFNSHPDSEKRAQAIKKKAEKDGLWKDPGAVTLPTSKLTK, encoded by the coding sequence ATGAAAAAAATTATCATCGGTGTATTTTTATTGGGCACTATTTGTGAAGCCAATGCACAGAAAATTAGTCTTGGAAAAGCGGTGGATGTAGTTTCTAAAGGCTCAAAAGCACTTACTTTTACCAATGAGGATGCAGTAAAATTATCCAAAGAGTCAGTAGATTATATGGATAAGAATAATGCTATCGCAGGTCCCAAAGATCCTTATACAGTAAGATTGAACAAACTTTTCGGAAAACATAAGACTCAGGACGGTCTTAATCTTAATTATAAAGTCTACAAGGTAAAAGATATTAATGCTTTTGCATGCGCAGATGGAAGTGTGCGCGTTTTCTCTTCTTTGATGGATATTATGACGGATGATGAATTGCTGGCTGTAATCGGTCACGAAATCGGTCACGTGAAAAATCAGGATACTAAAGATGCTATTAAATCTGCTTATTTAAAGGCTGCGGCGCTTGATGCGGCTTCTTCGGCTTCATCTTCTGTAGCTACATTGAATGATAGCCAGGTTGGTAAAATGGCCAATGAATTTCTTGATGCTTCACACAGTAAAAAACAGGAGTCAGAAGCAGATACTTATTCTTATGATTTCATGAAAGCGAATAAATATAATGTTGTGGGAGCTTACACAGCTTTCAAAAAATTAGCATTGCTTTCGGAAGGAAGTACTCAGTCTGGTTTTCAAAAGATGTTTAATTCTCACCCTGACAGCGAAAAAAGAGCTCAGGCTATTAAGAAAAAAGCAGAAAAAGATGGTTTGTGGAAAGATCCGGGAGCAGTCACTTTACCAACATCAAAACTTACGAAATAG
- the smpB gene encoding SsrA-binding protein SmpB, with amino-acid sequence MKIEKTVNILNRRARFEYEFIEEMEAGMVLTGTEIKSLRSSKASITESFCQFINGELYIINMMIDEYKLGTFYNHKTKRERKLLLHKKELQKLEKKLKDAGNTIIPLKLYINDRGKAKVLIALGRGKKLFDKRESIKDRENKRNLDRILKKS; translated from the coding sequence ATGAAGATTGAAAAAACAGTTAATATATTAAATAGAAGAGCTAGATTCGAATATGAATTTATCGAAGAAATGGAAGCGGGGATGGTTTTAACGGGTACTGAAATCAAGTCTTTACGTTCTTCGAAAGCATCAATAACAGAATCGTTCTGTCAGTTTATTAATGGGGAATTGTACATCATTAATATGATGATTGATGAATATAAATTGGGAACATTTTATAATCACAAAACAAAAAGGGAACGGAAATTGCTGTTGCACAAAAAAGAATTACAAAAGCTCGAAAAGAAATTAAAAGATGCTGGTAATACTATTATACCTTTGAAATTATATATAAATGATAGAGGTAAAGCGAAGGTGCTAATCGCCTTGGGAAGAGGGAAAAAGCTTTTTGATAAAAGGGAGAGCATAAAAGATAGAGAAAACAAACGAAATCTGGACAGAATATTAAAGAAAAGTTAA